In Xenorhabdus nematophila ATCC 19061, one DNA window encodes the following:
- a CDS encoding phage baseplate assembly protein V: MIAQFNKFTASLSRRIRLLVSRGVVNFVNDALKQQNIQVSLLAEETADDVERFQNYGQTSVPPAGSEAIVLSVGGVRQHLVAIAVDNRSCRLKNLKSGDSAVYHLEGHHVLLTENGMIRIHCQRLEVVAEDGIVFDTPQIRFTGNVDIVGVSQAKDHLSGQTSGKDHTHQEHDGYSTSKPR, translated from the coding sequence ATGATAGCGCAGTTCAACAAGTTTACCGCCAGTCTCTCCCGCCGTATCCGGCTGCTGGTCTCCCGCGGCGTGGTTAACTTCGTCAATGACGCCCTGAAGCAACAAAATATTCAGGTGTCCTTGCTGGCTGAAGAAACCGCCGATGATGTCGAACGCTTTCAGAACTACGGGCAGACCAGCGTCCCGCCGGCGGGCAGTGAAGCGATTGTGTTATCGGTGGGCGGCGTTCGCCAGCATCTGGTTGCCATCGCGGTGGATAATCGCAGTTGCCGTCTGAAGAACCTGAAGAGCGGTGACAGCGCGGTCTATCATCTGGAAGGGCATCATGTGTTGCTGACAGAGAACGGGATGATCCGTATCCACTGCCAGCGGCTGGAAGTGGTCGCCGAAGACGGCATTGTGTTTGACACGCCACAAATCCGCTTTACGGGCAATGTGGATATAGTCGGCGTCAGCCAGGCGAAAGATCATCTGTCAGGCCAGACGAGTGGTAAAGACCATACTCACCAGGAACACGACGGATACAGTACGAGTAAACCCCGATGA